The DNA sequence CTTTTTTAACATTATCTTAACATTTAGATAACATCCAGTTGTTTTTATCTTAATATATTTTTAAAACAATTTTACGCTGTCGTGCTATCCGGTCGCGATGCAACTCTTCATGAGATTTCTGAGGGTAGGCGAGAAGTGATCGGAAAATTTAGCCGCAAAAATTTTCATCCCGGCGTTGTCACAATAGAGGCTCTCGATAAGATCATTTAAACCGGAAGGGAGAAAGCATGCTTCAGCAACGCAATGTGAGGCTGGCGGTTCTTGTCCTGATTTTCTTGGCAAGCACCGAGGGTGCAGCACAAGAGGTCAAATCGAGGAATGCACAAAGCTGGGAGCTGGCGGGGTCAATTCAATTGCAATATTTATACGATCCCGACATCGCCAATGACGCGCTGCGGACGAACAACGGCTTTCGCATGCGCCGGGGTCGTTTCAGTGCGCGCGGCAAAGTCTCGAATTTTGTCGAGACCGCGTTCCAATTCGAAATGCGCGACAACAATCCGCGCCTAAAGGATGCGGAAGGCAAAATCAAACTGGCGAACGATTATTACATCCGCTTTGGCCAGTTCAAAGTCCCGGTCTGGCGTGAAGAATTACGCTCGTCAACGAATCTTCTGCTGGTTGAACGCAGCGCTGCTGCAGAGTTCTTGGTCGAATATAATTTTTCCGCGCGTCAAATCGGCGTGGAACTGGGCCGCCGGCCGGGAAAAGGCCTGCAAATCGCGGTGAATGTTGCCAACGGCGCGGGCGAAGGCGTACGCGAAGATGCGGGCCAAAACAAGAACAATTTTGTGAATAACGGTAAATCGTTTACTGGGCGGGCCAATCTCTTGGTGAATGAACATTTGCAAATTGGCGTTTCGGGCGCGGCCAACCGGATCACTGCCGTAAATCAAACCCCGGCGGGCATTGCGGCGCCATCCGGCACGAATACCATGATCGCGCCGGATTTCGGCATCTCTTTGCATCGTCCTTCCTCTAAATGCCAGGTGGATATCGAAGGCGGACTGGCTTATGGCGCGCTGGCAAAGGAAGCGATCGGCGCAGCCGAGGGCAGCCATTTTCTCATTGCAGATGTGACCGGCCGCTACACGGCAAAATTCGAGCATGCAACTGCCGGCTTGGGCGGACTGGATGCGTTCGAGCTGGCTGGAGGCGTGTCCTACGTCGAACCGAACGACAAGGCCGACGACGAAAGCCTGGTGTTCCGCTTTGGCCCGGCATTTTGCTTCGGCAAATCTACGCGTTTGCAAATCAATGGGGAGGTGACGAAACCCGTTCCCGAAGGCGCAGAGACCGTCTTTCAAATTCGCTCGCAGGCCAATTTCAACTTTTAATCGCTTCTTAACACAAAAATTACGTGCAGGTAATTTCAGATGGTTACCCTCCGTTGTTGATGACGGAACGCTGGGAGAATTTGTATAAGGCTTGGCGATGCGCAAACGTTTTGACAAGGAGCTGGATGAACTTTTGAGCGAGTTGCTGTTCATGGCCTCGCTGGCGGAGAAGGCGGTGGAAACGGCCATTCTGGCGCTGCAAAATCGCGATGCGGCGCTTGCGCAAAAAGTGATCGACGAAGATGTGTTGATCGATCAGCTCGAAATCAAAATTGAAAAAATTTGCATTTCGCTGCTCACCTATCACGAGACCATGGCCGGCAGCCTGCGCCGGGTGGTGTCCGCGCTCAAGATCAATAATGATTTGGAGCGCATTGGAGATCATGCGGTGAACATTGCGGAAAACACGCTTCAGCTTCAGCGCGAACCGCTGTTCGAGCCGCTGCGCGATATTCCTCTTCTGGCGAAGCTGGCGCAACACATGGTGCGCGACGCCATCGATGCTTTTGTTCACCGCGACGCCGCAACGGCGATCGCGGTATGCCGCAAAGACGACGAAATCGACGCGCTGAACCGGCAGATTTTGCGCGACTTTATTACGCACATGGCGAATGCTCCCGGCAATACTTCCCGCGGCCTGTCGTTGATTCTGGTCAGCAAAAACCTTGAACGGATTGCCGATTTATCCACGAATATTGCCGAAGAAGTTGTGTATATGGTCGAAGCGCGCACGATCAAGCATGTTGGTTTAGATGAGCGTTCCGCCTGACTCCGGATTGGCGACAAGCACAATGAGCGGAAACCTCGCTGCGGCGGAAAACCGCAGCAATCGAACTTTATTACCTTTGCCCCCCGCACTGGCGCGGCGAATGTTAGGCCTTGATTCTTTGACAGAATTTTCACATATAACACGCCGATTTAATGATAGGCGGTTTTGCTCGAATCTACCGGCGTGAAGCGTGCTGCTGCGCGCCATAACATCAGCGTCAGGGCAAAGGAGAGAACGAAATGATTTCTCATTTTGAAGAGAGTCTGCAACGAGACATGGATTTGATACGCCGCAAAGTCATCGAAATGGGCAATCTCGCCGAGCGCGCGCTGAAAGCAAGCCTGCAAGCCCTCATCAAAAGTGATCGCAAAAACGCCTATTCCGTAATTTTGCGCGATCAGTATATCGACGAATTGGAAAAAGAGCTGGATCGTTTATGCCTGGAGTTCCTGGTGCGGCAACAGCCGGTAGCCGGGCAATTGCGCTTTGTGTACGCCGTGATCAAGATCAACAACGAACTGGAACGCATCGGCGATTACGCCGAGAGCATCGCGCGGCACACCTTGACGGTCACCGCCCTCTCTCCCCTGCCGCCCTTTGACCGGTTCGTCGAGATTGCCAACATCTCGATTCCGATGCTGCGCAATGCCATGCAGGCGTTCATCGATCAAAACCAGGAACTGGCGCTGGCGACGCTCGAAATGGAGGATCGCGTCGATACGATTCGCAACACCATCAATTCCGAGCTGGTGCATTTGCGTGAAGCCGGCCGGCTGCCGCTGGAGGCGCTCGCGCCGTTGATGCTGATCGCCAGCCGCTTCGAGCGCGTCGCCGACCAATCGTGCAACATCTGCGAAGAAGTGCTGTACATGTGCACCGGCAAATACATCAAGCATCAGGGCGTGGAGGTGTTTCGCATCTTATTCGTGGATGAAGGCAATGCCAGCACGAGCTTGATGGCGGAGGCCATCGGCAACCGGCTTGGCATTTCGAAATTCATCTTTAGCAGCGCCGGCATTACGCCGAAGCCGATCGATCCGGGAACCGTGAGCTTCCTGCAAGAGAAAGGCATCGATATTTCGCGCCAAAGCTCGAAGTACGTCAATCAAATCGTCAACCTCGAACATTATCAGGTGATCGTTGCTTTGAGCGAAACCGCGCAAACTGCGTTTCCGCCGCCGCCGACCAAAACAGTGAGCATTCCCTGGGAGGTGCAGGATCCGTCACAAGCGCAAGGCACACCGGAAGAAGTGCACGCGGTTTATGAAAAAACTTACAGTTACCTGGAAACGCATATTCGAGATTTAGTGCAAGCGATTCTCGGCGACAATATGCCATAAAGAACAGATGGCCAGACGCTGAGACCGTACAGGAGTTAACTTTTTCAGGATTGCCATTTAAATAACTTACTCATTTTCTTTAAACCGCTGATCAACGCGAATAGTCGCTAATGCTTTTTAGTTCGCGATGATTCGCGTCTATTCGCGGTTGGAGATTGGAAAAGTTATTTAATCGTCGATCCTCAGTAACCAAACCCACGGGAGGAAAAGTGATGAAAGTGATTCGCTTCAAAGCGTCGATCCAAAAGAGCGCGGTTTTCGCGGTCGCGTTCGGGATAGCGCTACTCGGTTGCGGCGGCGGGAGAGTCGAAAAACCCACAATTCAAAATGCAGGGTCGGACACCATGGTCAACCTGGCGCAGGCCTGGGCCGAGGCTTACGCCGCGGTGGATTCGACTGTTTCCGTGGAAGTTTCTGGCGGCGGCTCGGGAACCGGTATTGCCGCGCTGATCAATGGCACCGTTGATATTGCCAATTGCAGCCGGCAAGTGCACGCAGATGAAATCGCGCGCGCGAAGGCCAACACCGGCAAAGAGCCGCAAGAGTATATCGTCGGATATGATGCGCTCGCCGTGTATGTTCACAAAGACAATCCGCTGGAGGAAATTACGCTGGAGCAGCTTGCGGATATTTACGGTTCGGAGGGCACGGTGGTGAAATGGTCACAACTGGGCGTTACGAATTCTTCCTGTTCCAACGATGAAATTATCCGCGTGAGCCGGCAATCCAACTCTGGCACCTACGAATACTTTCGCGAAGCCATTGGCAAGGCCAAAGGCCATGCGCTCGATTTCAAGCTCGGTTCGGTGGATATGAACGGCTCGAAAGACGTCGTCGAACTGGTTGCCAAGACGCCGTGCGCGATTGGATACAGCGGCATGGGCTACGCCACTCCCGGTGTGAAAATGTTGCGCGTGAAGAAAACCGCAAATGATCCGGCGTATCCGCCCACGATCGAAACCACCTTGAATCAAACCTATCCTATTGCCCGCCCGCTGTATATGTACACCTCGGGAACACCCAGTGAACATGCCCAAAAATATCTCGACTGGATTCACTCGGAGGCAGGCCAAAAGATCGTCGCCGAATCGGGCTATGTGCCCATGGCGCAGCTTTCACCGGACGCAGGTGAAAACGCAGGGAACCACTAAACCATGAACCGCCGCCGTCTGGAAACGCTGAGCGAATCTCTCATCGAGGGATTGATCTGGTTTTGCGGCATCAGCGCGATTGTGTTCGTCGCGCTGATTTTCATTTTTGTTTTTCGCGAGGGCGCCGGTTATCTGTTCTCAGGCTTGAATCTGCGCGAATTTTTCACCAGCCCGGAGTGGTACCCAACCTCGGCCGCCAACAAACGCTATGGTGTGCTCGCGTTGATTGCCGGCACCTTCAGTGTCACCGGACTAGCAATGCTGATCGCCGTGCCTTTTGGTTTGGGTGCGGCGATTTTTATTTCGGAATTCTGCGGCCAGAAAGCTAAAGAAACGCTGAAGATTGTGATCGAATTGCTCGCCGCCATTCCCTCGGTAGTGTGGGGCTTCATCGGTTTGACGGTGATGAATCCGATTATTATCGATGTGTTTCATGCGCCCATCGGTTTGACGGTGTTGAATGGCGGTATCATTCTGGCGTTGATGAGCGTGCCCATCATCGTTTCGATCGGCGAAGACTCTCTCAAAGCTGTATCGGATTCCTATCGTGAAGCCGCGCTCGCGCTCGGCGCGACGCGCTGGCAATTGATTTATCGCGTGCTGCTGCCGGCGGCTAAGAACGGTCTGCTCGCGGCGGTGCTGCTTGGCATTGGCCGCGGCGTCGGCGAAACCATGGCCGTGCTCATGGCCACGGGCCATGCCGTCAAAATCCCCACGAGTCTGCTCGATTCCGTGCGCACGCTCACGGCCACCATCGCCGCCGAACTGGGCGAAGCGCCGGTCGGCTCCGAACACTATCAAGTCTTGTTTATTATCGGTATTCTGTTGTTCTCGATTACGTTCCTGGTGAATCTCGTCGCAGATTTGGTGGTCAAGGGAATTCGCGGCAAGTGACGGCCATGGTTGCTTCACTGCTAGCGTTAACTCGCTGCGTTGGAATCGCAATCGGGCCAGTTTGCCCGGGGCCCCACGCTGTGCGACATTGTGTTTGTGTAAAATGTGACCAACGGTGAGGTTATTATGGATCATCAAAAACCCGTGGCAGCCAGCATTCTGCAACCCGCAAGCGCTGCCAAGCAACCGTCGGAGCAAGGAAAGTTCACGAGCACGGCGTTGGTACGCAAGAAAAAACGCACGGAAATGCTAGCGAAAATCGTTTTTCTGGTGATGACGCTGCTCATGATCGCGCCACTGCTGTTGATTATCGGATACCTATTTTACCAGGCGGCGCCGATCTTATCACTCGATTTTCTCGTCACCAATCCGATGCGCGGCATGCGCGCCGGCGGCATTTGGTCGCCGCTGCTCGGCACGATATATCTCGTCGGCATCTCGTTGCTCATTGCCGCGCCCATCGGCGTGCTGGCCGCGGTTTATCTCAACGAGTATGCGCGCGATAACTGGTTTACGCGCATCGTCAACCTCGCCGTGGTCAATCTTGCGGGCGTGCCGAGCATCGTACACGCACTCTTCGGCTTGGGCGCTTTTGTGTTGTTCGCGCGCATGGGCCGCTCGATTCTCGCGGCCTCTTTGACGCTGGCCATCATGACTCTGCCGGTGATCATTGCCAGCACGAAAGAGGCGCTCGCCGCCGTGCCCCTGGCTTTTCGCGACGCCTGCTGGAACGTGGGTGCGACACGCTGGCAAACCATTCGCCACATCGTTTTGCCGAACTCTATCAGCGGTATTTTGACCGGCATCATTTTGCAAGTCTCGCGCGCCGCCGGTGAAACCGCGCCGGTCATGTTCACCGGCGCCGTCTTCTTTAAAGCAATTGCCGAGGGCGATATCTTCGCTTACAAGTTGTTCGATCAGTGCATGGCGCTTTCCATGCACCTCTTTACCATTTCAACGCAAGTGCCGGATGTGCCGAAAGCATTGCCCTACGGCACTGCGGTGGTTTTGATGGGAACGGTGTTGCTGGTCAATGCGCTGGCCATTGGCCTGCGGATTTATTTACGCGCGCGCAAGAAGTGGTGATTTGTGAATTCGCGGCAGGAGCAATGCAACATTCCAATCAGAAAAAAATCGAAATCTCCAATCTTATCGTCAAATACGGCGAGGCCACGGCGCTGCGCGGCATTTCGCTGGACGTGCACTGCAACGAGATCTTGGCCGTCATCGGTCCGGCGCAATCGGGCAAAAGCACGCTGCTGAAGGTCATCAATCGCACGATTGAGTTCATTGCCGGCAGTAGCGTGCTCGGCGAGGTCAAAGTCGATGGCCAAGATGTCCGGCAAATCAAGAACGTTTTCGAATTGCGGCGCAAAATCGGCATGGTGTTTCCCCTGCCGGTGGGCTTGCCGTTGTCGATTTATGATAACGTCGCTTTTGTGCCGCGCATGGCCGGCATGCGCAACAAGTCTGACTTGGATGCGCTCGTCGAGCGCTGCCTGCGCCAGGCGGCCTTGTGGGACGAAGTCAAAGATCGCCTGCAAAGCCTGGGCACCAAGCTTTCCGGCGGGCAACAGCAGCGTTTGACCATTGCGCGGGCGCTGTCGCATCAGCCCGAAATCCTCTGTCTCGATGAATTTTCCATTGCCGTCGATCCCGTGACCACCATGCGCATCGAAGACGTGCTCAAGGAATTGCGCTCACAAGTCACGATCATACTCGTCACCAACCTGGTGCAGCAGGCGCGGCGCCTGGCCGACCGCACGGCCTTTTTGCTCAACGGTGAGCTCGTCGAAATCGACCGCAACGAGGTGATTTTTTCAGATGCGCCCTCGCAGCAGAAAACCTATGATTACGTGAACGGAATTTTCGGATGAGCGATTCCCTGGCATACAGCATCGTCACCAACAATCTCAGTTTGTGGTACGGCAAGTTTCAAGCGCTCAACAACGTCAGCGTGAAGGTGAAAAGCGGCATCATCACCGCGCTGATCGGGCCTTCCGGCTGCGGTAAAACCACGCTATTGCGCTGCTTCAACCGCGTCAACGAGCGTTATGGCAACGTCACCACGACGGGTGAAATCAAGCTGCTTGGCAAGAACATTTATGATCCGGACGTCTCGCTGCCGGAGTTGCGCAAGGCCATCGGCATGGTGTTTCAACGCCCGAATCCGCTGCCGATTTCGGTCTATGAGAATATCGTGTTCGGCTTGCGCATTCATTCCGAGCGCAAAGATCTGAAAAAATCCCTGCTGGATGAGGCGGTTGAACAGGCGCTGCAGAATGTGTCGTTATGGAAAGATTTGAAAGACAAGTTGCACACGCGCGCCACGAGCCTGCAACTGGAGCAGCAACAAAAGCTGTGCATCGCCCGCCTGCTGCCGCTCAAACCGGAAATCATCTTAATGGATGAACCTTGTTCCGCGCTTGATGCCGAAGCGACGCGGGGCATCGAGGAGCTGATGTTCGAACTGGCCGGCCGCTATACCATTGTCATTGTCACGCACAACATGGCGCAAGCCCGGCGCGTGAGCGATGAGTGCATCTTCATGCTGCTCGGCGAATTGATCGAGCACAGCCGCACAGAAGATCTTTTCCTCACACCGGCAAATCCCAAAACCGCGGAGTATATCGAAGGAAGATATGGTTGAGATCACATGTTGCTGTACCCCCCGTTGCGCTTGGGACATTTCACTTGACTTTGGGAGGCTCAATCGCTATTTTTCGCGCGTTCATTTAGCGTTCATGGGCGATTAGCTCAGATGGTTAGAGCGCTGGTCTCACATACCAGAGGTCGGTGGTTCGATCCCACTATCGCCCACTGTGTAAATCTTCAAGAATTGCCGCGGCATCTTTCCCTCTGAACAATAATTCACCAAAAAATTTTGTTCACCCCGATTTGGTCAAGCCGAAATTCGGCTTGACAATCTCTGGCTCAAATGGTATATTTTGCGTCGATTTTTCAAACCTAGGAAGGGACAGCGTCATCAGTGGCTGTCCCTATTTTTTTAAAGAAATGCAGGACTCATGGAAACAGAAAAAAACGCGGAAGAGCAATTAACAGGACGTTCCGAACGCATTACCAAACGATCTGAAGATTATTCCCGCTGGTATACCGATGTCATCGGCGCAGCCGAGTTGGCGGATTATTCACCGGTTAAAGGCTGCATGGTGATTCGCCCGAATGGCTACGCCATTTGGGAAAAGATTCAAGCCGGCCTTGACAAGATGTTCAAAGACACCGGCCATGTTAACGCCTATTTTCCGCTGTTTATACCCGAAAGCTTCTTGCAGAAAGAAGCGGAGCATGTTGAAGGCTTTGCGCCGGAATGCGCGATCGTCACTCAGGGCGGCGGCAAAAAGCTGGAAGAACCATTGGTGGTTCGCCCCACGTCCGAGACCATCATCTGGTCGATGTACCGCAAATGGATTCAATCTTATCGCGATCTGCCGATTTTAATCAACCAATGGGCAAATGTCGTGCGCTGGGAGATGCGTACGCGGCTCTTCCTGCGCACCACGGAATTTCTCTGGCAGGAAGGCCATACGGCGCACGCGACCCTGGAAGAGGCGGAAAAAGAAACGCGGCAAATGCTCGAGGTTTACAAGACATTTGCCGAGGACTATATGGCGATCCCCGTCATCGCCGGCCTCAAAACAGAAAAAGAGAAATTTGCCGGAGCGTTGCGTACGTATTGCATCGAAGCCATGATGCAAGACGGTAAGGCGCTGCAAGCCGGCACTTCGCACAATCTCGGGCAGAATTTTGCCAAAGCGTTTGACGTCAAGTATCTCAACGAACAGGGCGCGCTGGAATATGTATGGGCCACGAGCTGGGGCGTGTCGACGCGCCTGGTGGGCGCGGTGATCATGGCGCATAGCGATGACAACGGTTTGGTATTGCCGCCCAAGCTTGCGCCGCTTCCGGTCGTGCTGGTCCCGATTTGGCGGAAAGACGAGGAGAAGGCGCTCGTCATGGAACGCGCCAACCAACTCGTTGCCGAGTGGCGGGGCAAATTCAATTTCAAAGTCGATGATCGCGATAATTATCGCCCGGGCTACAAATTCAACGAATGGGAAAAACGCGGGGTCCCGATTCGCATCGAACTTGGCCCGAAAGATGTGCAAAGCGGCAATGTTGTGTTGGTGCGCCGCGATACCGGAGAAAAGCGTGTGGCGCCGCAGGCGGATTTGACGCAGGAAATTCTGCGCACTCTCGAACAGATTCAGGCCAGCCTGTATCAGCGCGCGCTGGCATTTCGTGAGCGCAACACGCGTGAGATCGACGATTACGAACAATTCAAGCAGCAAATCGATGACCCTGCCCAGGCGAAGTTTTTCTGGGCGCATTGGTGCGGCGAGCGCGAGGCCGAAGAGCGTCTGCAAGAAGAGACGAAGGCCACGATTCGCTGCATTCCGCTCGATGGCAAACCAGAAGCGGGCAAATGCCTGATCACGGGCAAGCCCTCGACGCAGCGCGTGCTGGTTGCCCGGGCATATTAAATATTAATCACCTGAATGGTATGAGTTGCGAACCTAGCTTAACGGAGGAGCGGTGAAGAGGTCTCTCTTTGTAACTGTCATGATGACGATTCTACTCGGGTTACTATGGATTCTATCAATTGCAGCGACACAGTCACACACAGCCGTGGCTGAGCGCAACCCGTCTATAGTGGAGGCAAACGGCGCACGGCCGATCCCAATGAATCATGGAGTGAGGTGACAGTTGCCCGTTTCAGACTGAGCGCGTAACGAACAGCAAACGCGCTCTAACTCGTCTCTCGTCCGCAAGATCAGCCAGCGGCAGGTATGGAAGAGTTCCTGCCTCGCACGGCTGGCGGCGAGCAACTCTCTTCCGATTTCGATGCGTTGCTGATCTGTTCAATACGGCAAACAGCAGCGCATTTCCCGAGACGCCGAGATGGCGTCTCTGCATTTTGGGGCATAAAAAACAATAAAAATTTATCATGTCTCTCGGCGAATAAACGCTCTGCGGGTACAACATACGTGTAGTGACACTCAAAATAAATCTGTTTTATGACAGGAGCTTTGAGCGTCTCCGTTAGTGAGTGACTAGCCACGGTCGGCGGGTCGTATCGCGTCAGGGAAGTTCAACTTTAGCCATCGAATTCGACCCATGAGTGTGAAAACTTTGGAAGCGTGGCAAACCACAGAGCCTCTGTTGTCTTCTGGCAACGGCGCAAAATCCGAAAACACGAAATCTTCTGAAGCCGTTTTGGAATCGCAAGGCACGCCCGAAAGCACACCGTTCCGCGCCGGCTATGTCGCCATCATCGGCCAGCCGAATGTCGGCAAATCGACTTTGCTGAACGCGCTCCTCGAGTTCAAGCTGTCGATCGTTTCTCCCAAACCGCAAACCACGCGCAAGCGCATTCTCGGCATCCTCAATCGGCCCCACAGTCAAATGATCTTTTTCGATACGCCGGGGATTTTGGAGCCGAGTTATCAATTGCAGCACACCTTTGTGCGCACGGCATATGCCGCCATCAAAGAAGCGGACGTCGAGTTGATGTTAATCGAACCGGAGTCGACGCTATCCGCGATGGATGCCAAAATTCTGGACCGCCTCGCCGACACCAATCGCCCGGTGATTGTCGCCATCAACAAAATCGACCGCATCAACAAGGATGTGTTGCTGCCCCTGATAGCGAATTTGCGCACGCGGCCGGAGATCAAGGAAATCGTGCCGATTTCAGCGTTGCACAAAGACGGCTTGGAGTTGCTGGCCGGCCTGCTCGAAAAGTATCTCACGCCGCACGAACCCTTTTACGCCACCGATCTGATCACCGATCACCCCGAACGGTTTCTCGCCGCCGAGATTGTGCGCGAGAAAATTTTTCTGCGCTATGGCGAAGAAATTCCCTATTCCACCAGCGTAACCGTCGAAGAGTTCATCGAACGCCCCGGCCATAAGGATTACATTCGCGCCGTGATCTATGTCGAACGCGAATCGCAAAAAGGAATCATGATCGGCAAAGGCGGCAGCGCGCTCAAGCAGGTGGGCAAGCAGGCGCGCGAAGAGCTGGAAGCGTTGATCGAGCGTCCGGTTTACTTGGAACTGTTTGTGGCGGTGAAAGAAAAATGGCGGGATCGTGAAAATGAGTTGCGCAATCTTGGCTATGTTTAACCCCGGCGCGCGCTGAATTGGCTGCCGCGCGCGGCTTCACGCCGGCAGC is a window from the Cytophagia bacterium CHB2 genome containing:
- a CDS encoding phosphate ABC transporter substrate-binding protein: MKVIRFKASIQKSAVFAVAFGIALLGCGGGRVEKPTIQNAGSDTMVNLAQAWAEAYAAVDSTVSVEVSGGGSGTGIAALINGTVDIANCSRQVHADEIARAKANTGKEPQEYIVGYDALAVYVHKDNPLEEITLEQLADIYGSEGTVVKWSQLGVTNSSCSNDEIIRVSRQSNSGTYEYFREAIGKAKGHALDFKLGSVDMNGSKDVVELVAKTPCAIGYSGMGYATPGVKMLRVKKTANDPAYPPTIETTLNQTYPIARPLYMYTSGTPSEHAQKYLDWIHSEAGQKIVAESGYVPMAQLSPDAGENAGNH
- a CDS encoding proline--tRNA ligase, giving the protein METEKNAEEQLTGRSERITKRSEDYSRWYTDVIGAAELADYSPVKGCMVIRPNGYAIWEKIQAGLDKMFKDTGHVNAYFPLFIPESFLQKEAEHVEGFAPECAIVTQGGGKKLEEPLVVRPTSETIIWSMYRKWIQSYRDLPILINQWANVVRWEMRTRLFLRTTEFLWQEGHTAHATLEEAEKETRQMLEVYKTFAEDYMAIPVIAGLKTEKEKFAGALRTYCIEAMMQDGKALQAGTSHNLGQNFAKAFDVKYLNEQGALEYVWATSWGVSTRLVGAVIMAHSDDNGLVLPPKLAPLPVVLVPIWRKDEEKALVMERANQLVAEWRGKFNFKVDDRDNYRPGYKFNEWEKRGVPIRIELGPKDVQSGNVVLVRRDTGEKRVAPQADLTQEILRTLEQIQASLYQRALAFRERNTREIDDYEQFKQQIDDPAQAKFFWAHWCGEREAEERLQEETKATIRCIPLDGKPEAGKCLITGKPSTQRVLVARAY
- the phoU gene encoding phosphate signaling complex protein PhoU, with protein sequence MISHFEESLQRDMDLIRRKVIEMGNLAERALKASLQALIKSDRKNAYSVILRDQYIDELEKELDRLCLEFLVRQQPVAGQLRFVYAVIKINNELERIGDYAESIARHTLTVTALSPLPPFDRFVEIANISIPMLRNAMQAFIDQNQELALATLEMEDRVDTIRNTINSELVHLREAGRLPLEALAPLMLIASRFERVADQSCNICEEVLYMCTGKYIKHQGVEVFRILFVDEGNASTSLMAEAIGNRLGISKFIFSSAGITPKPIDPGTVSFLQEKGIDISRQSSKYVNQIVNLEHYQVIVALSETAQTAFPPPPTKTVSIPWEVQDPSQAQGTPEEVHAVYEKTYSYLETHIRDLVQAILGDNMP
- the pstA gene encoding phosphate ABC transporter permease PstA → MDHQKPVAASILQPASAAKQPSEQGKFTSTALVRKKKRTEMLAKIVFLVMTLLMIAPLLLIIGYLFYQAAPILSLDFLVTNPMRGMRAGGIWSPLLGTIYLVGISLLIAAPIGVLAAVYLNEYARDNWFTRIVNLAVVNLAGVPSIVHALFGLGAFVLFARMGRSILAASLTLAIMTLPVIIASTKEALAAVPLAFRDACWNVGATRWQTIRHIVLPNSISGILTGIILQVSRAAGETAPVMFTGAVFFKAIAEGDIFAYKLFDQCMALSMHLFTISTQVPDVPKALPYGTAVVLMGTVLLVNALAIGLRIYLRARKKW
- a CDS encoding phosphate ABC transporter ATP-binding protein produces the protein MSDSLAYSIVTNNLSLWYGKFQALNNVSVKVKSGIITALIGPSGCGKTTLLRCFNRVNERYGNVTTTGEIKLLGKNIYDPDVSLPELRKAIGMVFQRPNPLPISVYENIVFGLRIHSERKDLKKSLLDEAVEQALQNVSLWKDLKDKLHTRATSLQLEQQQKLCIARLLPLKPEIILMDEPCSALDAEATRGIEELMFELAGRYTIVIVTHNMAQARRVSDECIFMLLGELIEHSRTEDLFLTPANPKTAEYIEGRYG
- a CDS encoding phosphate ABC transporter ATP-binding protein, whose product is MQHSNQKKIEISNLIVKYGEATALRGISLDVHCNEILAVIGPAQSGKSTLLKVINRTIEFIAGSSVLGEVKVDGQDVRQIKNVFELRRKIGMVFPLPVGLPLSIYDNVAFVPRMAGMRNKSDLDALVERCLRQAALWDEVKDRLQSLGTKLSGGQQQRLTIARALSHQPEILCLDEFSIAVDPVTTMRIEDVLKELRSQVTIILVTNLVQQARRLADRTAFLLNGELVEIDRNEVIFSDAPSQQKTYDYVNGIFG
- the pstC gene encoding phosphate ABC transporter permease subunit PstC; its protein translation is MNRRRLETLSESLIEGLIWFCGISAIVFVALIFIFVFREGAGYLFSGLNLREFFTSPEWYPTSAANKRYGVLALIAGTFSVTGLAMLIAVPFGLGAAIFISEFCGQKAKETLKIVIELLAAIPSVVWGFIGLTVMNPIIIDVFHAPIGLTVLNGGIILALMSVPIIVSIGEDSLKAVSDSYREAALALGATRWQLIYRVLLPAAKNGLLAAVLLGIGRGVGETMAVLMATGHAVKIPTSLLDSVRTLTATIAAELGEAPVGSEHYQVLFIIGILLFSITFLVNLVADLVVKGIRGK
- a CDS encoding GTPase Era, whose translation is MSVKTLEAWQTTEPLLSSGNGAKSENTKSSEAVLESQGTPESTPFRAGYVAIIGQPNVGKSTLLNALLEFKLSIVSPKPQTTRKRILGILNRPHSQMIFFDTPGILEPSYQLQHTFVRTAYAAIKEADVELMLIEPESTLSAMDAKILDRLADTNRPVIVAINKIDRINKDVLLPLIANLRTRPEIKEIVPISALHKDGLELLAGLLEKYLTPHEPFYATDLITDHPERFLAAEIVREKIFLRYGEEIPYSTSVTVEEFIERPGHKDYIRAVIYVERESQKGIMIGKGGSALKQVGKQAREELEALIERPVYLELFVAVKEKWRDRENELRNLGYV
- the phoU gene encoding phosphate signaling complex protein PhoU is translated as MRKRFDKELDELLSELLFMASLAEKAVETAILALQNRDAALAQKVIDEDVLIDQLEIKIEKICISLLTYHETMAGSLRRVVSALKINNDLERIGDHAVNIAENTLQLQREPLFEPLRDIPLLAKLAQHMVRDAIDAFVHRDAATAIAVCRKDDEIDALNRQILRDFITHMANAPGNTSRGLSLILVSKNLERIADLSTNIAEEVVYMVEARTIKHVGLDERSA